The Cupriavidus sp. EM10 genome includes a region encoding these proteins:
- a CDS encoding sensor histidine kinase: MRSVDPDLWRTSADQRAYEDARRRVRALRFFYMHAMIYVGVNALLIVINLVTSLERPWARAPLMGWGIGLAVHGIMTWSRVGLLGRGWEERKIAEFMARDQVRTLSTEKQLVEAQMRLLQAQIEPHFLFNTLANVVSLIEPAPQKATLMLEHFIAYLRASLAASRATQGTVAQEATLLRDYLALIKIRMGDRLQYTVDVDPSLDAVPLAPMLLQPVVENAVKHGLEPKVEGGRLLVRLERRGPRMLATIEDDGMGFRPGGNAGVGLTNLRERLTVLYDGDAHVRIEDRSPGTAVQVEIPLPRAFRNGATA, from the coding sequence TTGCGTTCCGTCGATCCAGACCTCTGGCGTACCTCGGCCGACCAGCGCGCCTACGAGGACGCGCGCCGCCGCGTGCGCGCGCTGCGCTTCTTCTACATGCACGCGATGATCTACGTGGGCGTCAACGCGCTGCTGATCGTCATCAACCTTGTGACTTCGCTCGAGCGGCCGTGGGCGCGCGCGCCGCTGATGGGCTGGGGCATCGGCCTGGCGGTGCACGGCATCATGACCTGGAGCCGGGTCGGGCTGCTGGGCCGGGGCTGGGAAGAGCGCAAGATCGCCGAATTCATGGCGCGCGACCAGGTGCGCACGCTGTCCACCGAGAAGCAGCTGGTGGAAGCCCAGATGCGGCTGCTGCAGGCCCAGATCGAACCGCACTTCCTGTTCAACACGCTGGCCAACGTGGTCAGCCTGATCGAGCCGGCGCCGCAGAAGGCCACGCTGATGCTCGAACACTTCATCGCGTACCTGCGCGCATCGCTGGCGGCCAGCCGGGCTACGCAGGGCACCGTGGCGCAGGAAGCCACGCTGCTGCGCGACTACCTGGCCCTGATCAAGATCCGCATGGGGGACCGCCTGCAGTACACGGTGGACGTGGACCCATCGCTGGACGCCGTGCCGCTGGCACCGATGCTGCTGCAGCCCGTGGTGGAAAACGCCGTCAAGCACGGGCTGGAGCCGAAGGTGGAAGGCGGCCGGCTGCTGGTGCGCCTGGAGCGGCGCGGCCCGCGCATGCTGGCCACGATCGAGGACGATGGCATGGGTTTCCGGCCGGGCGGCAATGCCGGCGTCGGGCTGACCAACCTGCGCGAACGGCTGACCGTGCTGTACGACGGCGACGCCCACGTGCGCATCGAAGACCGCTCGCCCGGCACCGCCGTGCAGGTCGAAATCCCGCTGCCCCGCGCTTTCCGCAACGGAGCCACCGCATGA
- a CDS encoding 2TM domain-containing protein, whose translation MMRALRGWYVHLLVYVVVNSWLWLRFFYFPSPSWSHYATTGWPWPLTTTLAWGLGLGVHGILVWTRLSRWGRDWETRKIQEFMNRQQ comes from the coding sequence ATGATGCGGGCGCTGCGTGGCTGGTATGTCCACCTGCTGGTGTACGTGGTGGTGAACAGCTGGCTCTGGCTGCGCTTCTTCTATTTCCCGTCGCCGTCGTGGTCGCACTACGCCACCACGGGCTGGCCGTGGCCGCTGACGACCACGCTGGCGTGGGGGCTGGGGCTGGGCGTGCACGGCATCCTGGTCTGGACGCGGCTGTCGCGCTGGGGCCGCGACTGGGAAACCCGCAAGATCCAGGAATTCATGAACCGGCAGCAGTGA
- a CDS encoding nucleotidyltransferase domain-containing protein, producing the protein MFGSRARGTHRPDSDADVAILLKGEHGRALPTTLAMADVAYDVLLDTGINISPLPIWLDQWDHPERFANPALLRNIAQEGVRL; encoded by the coding sequence GTGTTCGGCAGCCGGGCACGTGGCACGCACCGGCCGGATAGCGACGCCGACGTCGCCATCCTGTTGAAAGGCGAGCATGGGCGTGCCTTGCCCACAACCCTGGCCATGGCCGACGTCGCCTACGACGTCCTTCTCGACACGGGCATCAACATTTCTCCGCTGCCGATCTGGCTCGACCAGTGGGACCATCCGGAGCGCTTTGCAAATCCGGCCCTGCTCCGGAACATTGCCCAGGAAGGGGTGCGGTTGTGA
- a CDS encoding tripartite tricarboxylate transporter substrate binding protein: MSARRLLLLSLALLAPLAHAAWPDSSKPIRVVVGFPPGGGADALARAIAPALSDQLKANVIIDNRPGAGGLIATDMVAKAAPDGYTLYIATPGSFTIWPNLRKLAYDPQKDFAPVSVLVTMPNVLVTGADTPYKDVQGLLAAVKTANGKFSYASGGNGTIGQIAAEQFKMLAGVQMQHVPYKGTTPALTDVMGGVVPITFSDPSAKPLIASGKLRVLAVTTAKRSPQFPGVPTVAEAGVPGYDVTNWYGLVAPAGTPPEVIAQLNRALVKVMADPEIRHRLAISGMDATSDTPQQFAKLLDSERTRWGDLIRRAGIQGD, translated from the coding sequence ATGTCCGCCCGCCGTCTCCTGCTACTCAGCCTTGCCCTGCTCGCCCCGCTGGCCCACGCCGCGTGGCCCGATTCATCCAAGCCGATCCGCGTGGTCGTCGGCTTTCCGCCCGGCGGCGGCGCCGACGCGCTGGCGCGTGCGATTGCGCCGGCGCTGTCGGACCAGCTCAAGGCCAATGTCATCATCGATAACCGGCCCGGCGCGGGCGGCCTGATCGCCACCGATATGGTGGCCAAGGCCGCGCCCGATGGCTATACGCTCTATATCGCCACGCCCGGATCGTTCACGATCTGGCCGAACCTGCGCAAGCTGGCCTATGACCCGCAGAAGGACTTTGCACCGGTCAGCGTGCTGGTGACGATGCCCAACGTGCTGGTGACCGGGGCCGACACGCCGTACAAGGACGTACAGGGCCTGCTGGCGGCCGTGAAGACCGCCAACGGCAAGTTCTCGTACGCATCCGGCGGCAACGGCACGATCGGCCAGATTGCCGCCGAGCAGTTCAAGATGCTGGCCGGCGTGCAGATGCAGCACGTGCCATACAAGGGCACCACCCCGGCGCTGACGGACGTGATGGGCGGCGTGGTGCCGATCACGTTCTCCGATCCGTCGGCCAAGCCGCTGATCGCCTCGGGCAAGCTGCGCGTGCTGGCCGTGACTACCGCCAAGCGCTCGCCGCAGTTCCCCGGCGTGCCGACCGTGGCCGAGGCCGGCGTGCCCGGCTACGACGTCACCAACTGGTACGGCCTGGTGGCCCCTGCCGGTACCCCGCCCGAAGTCATCGCGCAACTGAACAGGGCGCTGGTCAAGGTCATGGCCGATCCCGAGATCCGCCACCGGCTGGCCATATCGGGCATGGATGCAACGTCCGACACGCCGCAGCAGTTCGCCAAACTGCTCGACAGCGAGCGCACGCGGTGGGGCGACCTGATCCGCCGCGCCGGCATCCAGGGCGACTGA
- a CDS encoding M14 family metallopeptidase produces the protein MPIIGDWLRQQSGPARTSGQLPVGSMASGMSVTLPYVAVRGAQPGRTLWLHGQVHGDEINGMVAALRFARGLDPATMRGNVVVTPTGNPQALDARRKRNPYDELDLDQTYPGNAGGLVSERLAHALMNEVRGVADVLINLHTMNPLFDARPYTVYKVHPGSSVTEAEVLAAMAPFHPHVACQQDVGGKGELPGNIAGALDYQCLAAGVCAFMLELGSGSRFEADNIAVAETGFHGLAVQMGILDGPPAKPAATTLRRVTRRGWITADEGGLFIPGARAGDQVGEGASIGDTLKLDASLTPVKPLTRDGVLIGLRSDPVVHTGERLAFVAWEWDTVAV, from the coding sequence ATGCCAATCATCGGTGACTGGCTGCGCCAGCAATCCGGCCCTGCCCGCACCAGCGGCCAGTTGCCCGTTGGCTCGATGGCGTCGGGCATGTCCGTCACGCTGCCCTATGTGGCCGTACGTGGCGCGCAGCCCGGCCGCACGCTCTGGCTGCACGGCCAGGTGCATGGCGACGAGATCAACGGCATGGTGGCGGCGCTGCGTTTCGCGCGCGGCCTGGACCCGGCCACGATGCGCGGCAACGTGGTGGTCACGCCCACCGGCAACCCGCAGGCGCTGGACGCGCGGCGCAAGCGCAATCCGTATGACGAGCTGGACCTGGACCAGACCTACCCCGGCAATGCCGGCGGCCTGGTGTCCGAGCGGCTGGCGCACGCGCTGATGAACGAGGTGCGCGGCGTGGCCGACGTGCTCATCAACCTGCATACGATGAATCCGCTGTTCGATGCACGGCCCTACACCGTCTACAAGGTGCATCCGGGCAGCAGCGTGACCGAGGCCGAGGTGCTGGCGGCGATGGCGCCGTTTCACCCGCATGTCGCCTGCCAGCAGGACGTGGGCGGCAAGGGCGAGTTGCCGGGCAATATCGCCGGCGCGCTGGACTACCAGTGCCTGGCCGCCGGGGTCTGCGCGTTCATGCTCGAACTGGGCAGCGGCAGCCGCTTCGAGGCGGACAACATCGCCGTGGCCGAGACCGGCTTCCACGGGCTGGCCGTGCAGATGGGCATCCTGGACGGCCCGCCGGCCAAGCCTGCCGCGACGACGCTGCGGCGCGTGACCCGTCGCGGCTGGATCACCGCCGATGAAGGCGGCCTGTTCATTCCCGGCGCGCGTGCCGGCGACCAGGTCGGCGAAGGTGCGTCGATCGGCGACACGCTCAAGCTCGACGCATCGCTCACGCCTGTGAAGCCGCTCACGCGTGACGGCGTGCTGATCGGCCTGCGCAGCGACCCCGTGGTCCACACCGGCGAACGCCTGGCGTTCGTGGCGTGGGAATGGGACACCGTGGCGGTCTGA
- the metC gene encoding cystathionine beta-lyase produces the protein MTKALSTRLAHAGRTAAVPGGQPVNPPVVRASTVLFESVAQQREMRARRDTERLFTYGARGNPTNFALEDMVTTLEDGYRTRLFPSGLAAAAMTILAYVRPGQHVLLPDCVYEPVRNLANGFLRQHGIAADFYAADGSDLDAKLRPETRLVYVEAPGSLVYEMCDLPALAARAHAHGALVAADNTWGSGMLYRPLTLGADISLMAATKYLGGHSDVMMGTVCTTEAAWQPLATMADAFGMTVSPDDAYLVQRGIRSLGARLAQHQAGALAVAQWLLNRPEVADVFCPALPHDPNHALWQRDCHGTNGLLSFTLRSQAPVAPERFVDSLRLFGIGASWGGFESLAVLADMRRARSVTDWSPHGTVIRLHIGLEAVPDLLADLDQAFAAITHLDSTEKDVSHANHR, from the coding sequence ATGACGAAAGCGCTCTCCACCCGCCTTGCCCATGCCGGACGCACCGCCGCCGTGCCCGGCGGGCAGCCGGTCAACCCGCCCGTGGTGCGTGCCAGCACCGTGCTGTTCGAATCGGTCGCCCAGCAGCGCGAGATGCGCGCCCGGCGCGACACCGAACGGCTGTTCACCTACGGCGCTCGCGGCAATCCCACCAACTTCGCGCTCGAGGACATGGTGACCACGCTCGAGGACGGCTACCGCACGCGGCTGTTCCCGTCCGGGCTGGCCGCCGCCGCGATGACGATCCTGGCCTACGTGCGGCCCGGCCAGCATGTGCTGCTGCCCGACTGCGTCTACGAGCCGGTGCGCAACCTGGCCAACGGCTTCCTGCGCCAGCACGGCATCGCCGCCGACTTCTATGCGGCCGACGGCTCGGACCTGGACGCAAAGCTGCGCCCCGAGACGCGCCTGGTCTACGTGGAGGCGCCGGGATCGCTGGTCTATGAAATGTGCGACCTGCCCGCGCTGGCGGCCCGCGCCCATGCGCACGGCGCGCTGGTGGCGGCCGACAACACGTGGGGCTCCGGCATGCTGTACCGCCCGCTGACGCTCGGCGCCGATATCTCGCTGATGGCCGCCACCAAGTACCTGGGCGGCCATTCCGACGTGATGATGGGCACGGTTTGCACCACCGAGGCCGCGTGGCAGCCGCTGGCCACGATGGCCGATGCCTTCGGCATGACCGTGAGCCCCGACGATGCCTACCTGGTGCAGCGCGGCATCCGGTCGCTGGGCGCGCGCCTGGCCCAGCACCAGGCCGGCGCGCTGGCCGTGGCGCAATGGCTGCTCAACCGCCCCGAGGTGGCCGATGTCTTCTGCCCCGCCCTGCCGCATGATCCAAACCACGCGCTGTGGCAGCGCGACTGCCATGGCACCAACGGGCTGCTGTCGTTCACGCTGCGTTCGCAGGCGCCGGTGGCGCCGGAGCGCTTTGTCGACAGCCTGCGGCTGTTCGGCATCGGCGCCTCGTGGGGCGGCTTCGAAAGCCTGGCCGTGCTGGCCGACATGCGCCGGGCGCGCAGCGTCACGGACTGGTCGCCCCACGGCACCGTGATCCGCCTGCATATCGGCCTGGAAGCGGTACCCGACCTGCTGGCGGACCTGGACCAGGCGTTCGCCGCCATTACCCATCTCGACTCGACTGAAAAGGATGTTTCCCATGCCAATCATCGGTGA
- a CDS encoding tripartite tricarboxylate transporter substrate binding protein produces the protein MFRPMSSRLSSRLSQYLVATCAVTLCSAAVAQQPVAPVNGFPSQPLRIVSPFPAGGGNDAVTRVVATRLSQVLGQSAVTDNKGGAGGNIGTRYVAEAKPDGYTVLTSQVSIMAVNPTLYRAPGFDPVKQFIPVTQINAAPLAIVVSANAPWKTFEELATQAKAQPNKITFATPGNGTLSHLVGVVLDKDSNVALQHVPYKGAGPAINDLLGGQVDVLITSTSSVAGFIQTGRMRALAVTSPRRLGVFTKVPTLEELGYRNARFEDWYGFFVPAGTSPERVALLNRAIVQVLQMPEVVKTINEGGSDVVANSSEAFAAQMKQDIARWSQIVKLSGAHVD, from the coding sequence ATGTTCCGTCCGATGTCATCCCGCCTGTCGTCGCGCCTGTCGCAGTACCTGGTTGCCACGTGCGCCGTCACGCTCTGCAGCGCCGCCGTGGCGCAGCAGCCCGTGGCGCCCGTCAACGGATTTCCGTCGCAGCCGCTGCGGATTGTCTCGCCGTTCCCGGCCGGCGGCGGCAATGACGCTGTGACCCGCGTGGTGGCCACGCGGCTGTCGCAGGTGCTGGGCCAGAGCGCGGTGACCGACAACAAGGGTGGCGCGGGCGGCAACATCGGCACGCGCTACGTGGCCGAGGCCAAGCCAGACGGCTATACGGTGCTGACCTCGCAGGTATCGATCATGGCCGTCAACCCGACGCTGTACCGCGCGCCGGGCTTCGATCCGGTCAAGCAGTTCATCCCGGTCACGCAGATCAACGCGGCGCCGCTGGCCATCGTGGTATCGGCCAACGCGCCGTGGAAGACCTTCGAGGAACTGGCCACGCAGGCCAAGGCGCAGCCGAACAAGATCACGTTCGCCACCCCCGGCAACGGCACGCTGTCGCACCTGGTGGGCGTGGTGCTGGACAAGGACAGCAACGTGGCACTGCAGCACGTGCCCTACAAGGGCGCGGGGCCGGCCATCAACGACCTGCTTGGTGGCCAGGTGGACGTGCTGATCACCTCCACGTCGTCGGTGGCCGGTTTCATCCAGACCGGCCGCATGCGTGCGCTGGCCGTCACCAGCCCGCGCCGGCTCGGGGTATTCACCAAGGTGCCGACACTTGAAGAGCTGGGCTATCGCAATGCACGCTTCGAGGACTGGTACGGCTTCTTCGTGCCGGCCGGCACGTCGCCGGAACGCGTGGCGCTGCTGAACCGCGCCATCGTGCAGGTGCTGCAGATGCCCGAAGTGGTGAAGACCATCAACGAGGGCGGCAGCGACGTCGTCGCCAACAGTTCCGAGGCATTTGCCGCGCAGATGAAGCAGGACATCGCCCGCTGGTCGCAGATCGTGAAGCTGTCCGGCGCGCACGTGGACTGA